The Vagococcus entomophilus genomic sequence TGTCAGAGAATTTGTAGAGCCAACAGTTGTGGCACTTAAACATATGAATCCTTGTGGAATTGGAACAGGAGCAACCATTTTCGAGGCCTATATACAGGCGTATACCGCCGATCCAGTTTCCATTTTTGGTGGAATTGTTGTGTGCAATCGGACCGTTGACTTGCCAACTGCAAAAAAAATGCACGCGTTGTTTTTGGAGATTATTATCGCACCAGATTACACAGCTGAAGCATTGGCTTGTTTAGAGCAGAAAAAAAATGTTCGGATACTCAAGTTAGATTTTTCCCAGGACAAACAAGCAATCGAAACGGAAAAAACAGGGGTTCTAGGTGGCATGTTGGTGCAAGAACAAGACAGCTTGGTGGAAGAGGTAGATCAGTGGGTCTGCGTAACCAAAAGGAAGCCGACTAAAGAAGAACAACAAGCACTTGTATTTGCCTATAAAGCAGTAAAATATGTTAAAAGCAATGCTATTGTTGTCACAAATGCTACGCAAACACTGGGGATAGGGGCAGGTCAAATGAACCGAGTTGGATCAGTCAAAATTGCACTCGAGCAAGCAAAAGATAACTTGATAGGGGCGGTCCTTGCAAGTGATGCTTTTTTTCCGATGAGTGATAGTGTGGAGTATGCAGCTTTAAAAGGAATTCGAGCGATTATTCAACCAGGTGGCAGTATTCGTGATCAAGAATCAATTGAGATGGCAGATAAATATGGTGTCACAATGCTATTTACTAATGTACGACATTTTAGACACTAAGAATTTTTAAGTGAGGAGAAAGTAAAATGAAGATACTAGTCATTGGTAGTGGTGGCAGAGAACATGTTCTTGCAAAGAAATTTTTAGAAAGTCCCCGTGTGGCAAAAGTATATTGTGCGCCGGGAAATCCTGGTATGGTAAGAGACGGAATTCAACTAGTTGATATAAATGAAAGTCAGCAAGAGTTGTTGGTTGAATTTGCGAAAAAAGAAAAACTTGATTTTACTTTTGTGGGTCCCGAGCTGCCTTTATTTGAAGGAATTGTCGATGTTTTTCAGCAAGCTGGTTTAAAAGTGTATGGGCCTAACAAGGCAGCGGCAATCATTGAAGGATCGAAAATTTTCAGTAAGTACTTGTTAAAAAAATATGCAATCCCTACAGCAGACTACTGGGCCTTCTCTGATTTTGAAGAGGCAGTTTCCTTTATTGGCCAGAAAAATCAGTTTCCTATTGTCATCAAGGCTGATGGTTTAGCAGCAGGCAAAGGGGTTGTTATTGCTGAAAGCTATGAAGAGGCGTGCTTTGCCTTAAAAGAGATGTTGATCGATGAAAAGTTTGGAAAAAGCGGGATGAAAGTGGTCATAGAGGAATTTTTAGTTGGCGAAGAATTTTCTTTACTTGCATTTGTTCGAGGCGAAGAAGTATATCCGATGGTGATTGCTCAAGACCATAAACGTGCTTATGAAGGAGACAAGGGACCCAATACAGGAGGAATGGGCGCCTACTCGCCTGTACCCCACATCAAAAAACAAGTCATAGAAGAGGCCGTGGAGCACATTGTGAAGCCTACTGCCCGTGCAATGGTTCGTGAAGGTCGCAGTTTTTCTGGAATTTTATATGCGGGATTAATCTTGACGAGTAATGGACCTAAAGTGATTGAATTTAACGCACGGTTTGGAGACCCTGAGACGCAGGTGATTTTACCACGGTTAAAAAGCGACTTTGCCACCGTGATCTATGAACTGCTCACAGATCAACAACCCATTATTGAATGGGAGCAAGAGCGATTTCACATAGGAGTAGTGGTAGCGGCTAAAGGCTATCCTCAGAGATATGAGAAAGATTTTTTAATTCCTGAGTTGGAGTGGCAGCCAGATGAGAATGTCTATTATGCAGGGGTTAGTAGTGATACGTTGGGCTTAGTAGCAAATGGCGGCAGATTATTCTTAGTGGAAGTTTCCGGAAAAACATTGAAAGAAGCACAAACTCGTGTATATAATAGTCTCACAAAGCTTGATCATAAGTTTATGTTTTACCGAACTGATATCGGGGACAGAGCATTGAGCTACTATAAACATACAGGTTGTGATAAAGATGGTAAGGAAAAATACAGCGGAAATTAAAGCTTATGACTATATTCGAGATAAGATTATTTCTGGTGAATGGCCTCCTATGAAAAAGATAGTCGAACAAGAAATTTCTGATACGCTTAAGATTAGTCGCTCTCCTATACGCAGTGCAATCCATCAGCTAGTGGACGAAAAGTATTTGAAAAATGTTCCCTACAAAGGAGCGCTTGTTGCACAGAGAAAACTGACCAAGAAAGAGTATGTGGACCGGTTACAAGTAGTGGAGCTCCTGATTGGCAATTATATTTTTCAAGTGGAATCCAAGTATTATGTATTGCCTTATGACTATTTATATGACATCGTTGCTCAATTAGAACAAGAATGGCAGACGACAAGAAACAATGACATGCTGGTACGCTTAGAAAAGTTATTTGCCAAATATTTTTTTAAGAGTAATCCGAATCACTATTATTATACGTTAGCGTTACAGCTAGTATCGGAAGTACTAGAGATTGAGTTCAGAGATAAGTTTGGAGAAATTTTCTTTCATAAGATTTTGATTTCTAGTCTGAGAAGTGTCCTTACTTTTTGTAAAAAGCAAGAATATGCCGAGGCCAGAAAAGAAGTAAGAATTATGATGAACAATATTATGCTTGAGATTGTAGAGTATTGACAAGGAGTAATAATTTATACTCCTTTTTTTGTTTTTATCATGTATAATGAAAGAGAAGTTAGATTAAATTGAAGGAGTCTATTAATGGAAGCGAAAATTAAAGTTGAACACTTGAATATGAAGTACAAGCAACAAGAAGTTTTAGCAATTGACGAGTTATCATTTGATTCAGGAATTTCATATGGAATTGTGGGGCATAATGGTGCAGGGAAAACGACCTTATTTAAATGTATGACCAACATTATTCCAACCTATACTGGAACGATTACCCTGGAAGGGCAAAACATTAGAGAACATAATGAAATGTTACTTAAAGTCGGCATCGTTTTAGATGGTATGTCTGTTTATAAAAATCGTACTGGATGGTTTAATATCCAATACTTTTCAGGTTTAAGAGGCAATGTTGATGAGAAAAAAGCAGAGAAATTAGCACAAGATTTAGAGCTCGAAGGAGTACTTGATAAAAAAGTATCGACTTATTCTTACGGTATGCAAAAGAAATTGATTCTCTTGATTGCGTTGATGCATACACCTGAGATTTTAATTTTAGATGAACCGTTTAGAGGGCTAGATATTGATAGTGTCAGTTGGTTCAAAAAATATTTGAAATCTTTGATTAAGAATGGCTTAACGCTAATTATATCTAGTCATGTTCAAAATGACCTTGAAACTTTATGTGACGAAGTATATGTGATTGATCAAGGAAAACTTATCAATCATATCAATCTTAACG encodes the following:
- the purD gene encoding phosphoribosylamine--glycine ligase, encoding MKILVIGSGGREHVLAKKFLESPRVAKVYCAPGNPGMVRDGIQLVDINESQQELLVEFAKKEKLDFTFVGPELPLFEGIVDVFQQAGLKVYGPNKAAAIIEGSKIFSKYLLKKYAIPTADYWAFSDFEEAVSFIGQKNQFPIVIKADGLAAGKGVVIAESYEEACFALKEMLIDEKFGKSGMKVVIEEFLVGEEFSLLAFVRGEEVYPMVIAQDHKRAYEGDKGPNTGGMGAYSPVPHIKKQVIEEAVEHIVKPTARAMVREGRSFSGILYAGLILTSNGPKVIEFNARFGDPETQVILPRLKSDFATVIYELLTDQQPIIEWEQERFHIGVVVAAKGYPQRYEKDFLIPELEWQPDENVYYAGVSSDTLGLVANGGRLFLVEVSGKTLKEAQTRVYNSLTKLDHKFMFYRTDIGDRALSYYKHTGCDKDGKEKYSGN
- a CDS encoding GntR family transcriptional regulator — its product is MVRKNTAEIKAYDYIRDKIISGEWPPMKKIVEQEISDTLKISRSPIRSAIHQLVDEKYLKNVPYKGALVAQRKLTKKEYVDRLQVVELLIGNYIFQVESKYYVLPYDYLYDIVAQLEQEWQTTRNNDMLVRLEKLFAKYFFKSNPNHYYYTLALQLVSEVLEIEFRDKFGEIFFHKILISSLRSVLTFCKKQEYAEARKEVRIMMNNIMLEIVEY
- a CDS encoding ATP-binding cassette domain-containing protein — protein: MEAKIKVEHLNMKYKQQEVLAIDELSFDSGISYGIVGHNGAGKTTLFKCMTNIIPTYTGTITLEGQNIREHNEMLLKVGIVLDGMSVYKNRTGWFNIQYFSGLRGNVDEKKAEKLAQDLELEGVLDKKVSTYSYGMQKKLILLIALMHTPEILILDEPFRGLDIDSVSWFKKYLKSLIKNGLTLIISSHVQNDLETLCDEVYVIDQGKLINHINLNEEKQKMVRVISTSNNARLAELLDQANYYYSETDEDDSLKIDISDERWTAIREALQEEKIEIYELSKVKVLEDKLN